A single window of Clostridia bacterium DNA harbors:
- a CDS encoding alcohol dehydrogenase catalytic domain-containing protein, protein MKAAVYHGPRDLRVESIDDPVLQPGDALLKVGFCGVCGTDVKTYLRGHHMFPPPCVLGHEVVGKIVEMKEPLSTTDIRVGDVVAVAPYVPCYSCTLCSHDRHELCRHKDWIDGAFAEYVRAPAGVLQKGTCKVPPGMDPRVACLSEPLACCVNAVTDSRVSLGDTVLIIGSGPMGLLMLELCKAVGASRVLVSEPNEWRRSEAEQRGAIVASPLDSDVPAWIRDHTDGEGADIVFICVGTADAVKVGMDSVRQGGLVNIFGGLPSGSELAIDSKRLHYDEVTLTGSFGFTPYHFRTALAMLASGGVHSSGLITHEYAINDARTALETAGSGEGLKILLKVDGDE, encoded by the coding sequence TTGAAAGCGGCAGTGTACCACGGACCGCGGGACCTGAGGGTCGAGAGCATTGACGATCCTGTACTGCAGCCAGGAGATGCCCTCCTTAAGGTGGGTTTCTGCGGTGTGTGCGGAACAGACGTGAAGACATATCTGCGCGGTCATCACATGTTCCCCCCTCCCTGCGTTCTTGGACACGAGGTTGTGGGCAAGATCGTGGAGATGAAGGAGCCACTTTCGACCACCGACATCAGGGTCGGTGATGTCGTGGCGGTGGCGCCCTATGTGCCATGCTACAGCTGCACCCTGTGCAGTCATGATCGGCACGAGCTGTGCAGACACAAGGATTGGATAGACGGCGCATTCGCAGAGTACGTCAGGGCGCCGGCAGGCGTGCTTCAAAAGGGAACGTGCAAAGTGCCGCCGGGTATGGATCCACGGGTCGCATGCCTCAGCGAACCACTGGCATGTTGTGTGAATGCTGTCACAGATTCGCGAGTTAGCCTGGGCGACACGGTGCTCATCATAGGATCCGGGCCCATGGGCCTGCTCATGCTGGAGCTGTGTAAAGCCGTGGGGGCATCGCGGGTGCTTGTTAGCGAGCCGAACGAGTGGCGGAGATCCGAGGCGGAACAGCGCGGGGCCATTGTCGCCAGTCCCTTGGATTCGGATGTGCCTGCATGGATCCGGGATCACACCGACGGGGAAGGCGCCGACATCGTGTTCATATGCGTAGGCACTGCCGATGCGGTGAAGGTGGGAATGGACTCGGTGAGGCAGGGAGGCCTAGTCAACATCTTCGGAGGGCTTCCCAGCGGCTCGGAACTGGCCATCGACTCAAAGCGTCTGCACTATGACGAGGTAACCCTCACTGGCAGTTTCGGTTTCACACCGTACCACTTCAGAACGGCGCTGGCCATGTTGGCTTCCGGAGGCGTTCATTCCAGCGGCCTGATAACACACGAGTACGCTATAAATGACGCCCGAACGGCCCTGGAGACAGCTGGTTCTGGTGAGGGCCTGAAGATCCTTCTGAAGGTGGACGGCGATGAGTGA
- a CDS encoding FGGY-family carbohydrate kinase has product MSDAAFVGIDIGTSTVKAGIWRNDGGFRAAYGPAEVLRLPGGGAEQDPHVLWNAATACLRQVLYGQDPQSIKGIGLSGHGPSLLAVDSNGKPLCNVITWMDERPGRDVAASDSLAAAACGSQGAPSENHGPSFEGTALWILSHLACEASAAPCAPAPATFLQPKDFIGLRLTGEACIDSSAASCMAWFSRCADGFPRVVESWQPIGRVSGRFAQEAGLPEGIPAAAGGIDAFVEALGVGAIEPGIACESTGTSTCISAVAPDCADLPTVEHVIPGVRLSVTPISFTGGALSWAMSVLFPEAFKDSRDWSHTVAEALQRSAPGAAGLTFIPHLIGERSPRSSPGAAGAFVGLRPGHNRFDMLRAVLEGCAYAARESLQVCAPSLGVAEFRAVGSGAKHEGWLQMKADVMEAPVARMAVRDGALLGAIMLAGIAAGEFTDAREAVRALVRQDERFEPRDSAIGDYRRGYAAYCRTEKGLEEMWRENCDLSRV; this is encoded by the coding sequence ATGAGTGATGCCGCCTTCGTGGGCATAGACATCGGGACATCCACAGTGAAGGCCGGGATCTGGCGCAACGACGGGGGCTTTCGGGCCGCCTATGGCCCGGCCGAGGTCCTCCGACTCCCCGGCGGTGGCGCCGAGCAGGATCCGCATGTTCTGTGGAATGCGGCGACGGCCTGCCTGAGGCAGGTTTTGTACGGCCAGGACCCGCAGAGCATCAAGGGCATAGGGCTTTCGGGGCATGGGCCGTCTCTTCTCGCAGTCGATAGCAACGGGAAGCCGCTGTGCAACGTGATCACGTGGATGGATGAGAGGCCAGGTCGGGACGTGGCAGCGAGCGATTCCCTTGCCGCTGCCGCCTGTGGCTCGCAGGGCGCTCCATCCGAGAACCATGGGCCGTCGTTCGAAGGGACTGCGCTGTGGATTCTGTCGCACCTAGCTTGCGAGGCAAGTGCGGCGCCCTGCGCACCTGCACCAGCGACCTTTCTGCAGCCCAAGGATTTCATCGGGCTTCGACTAACAGGGGAGGCATGCATCGACTCATCTGCCGCCTCGTGCATGGCGTGGTTTTCGCGTTGCGCCGATGGGTTTCCAAGAGTCGTGGAATCGTGGCAGCCCATAGGGAGAGTGAGCGGCAGGTTTGCTCAAGAGGCAGGCTTGCCCGAAGGGATTCCGGCTGCGGCAGGCGGGATTGACGCGTTTGTGGAGGCTTTAGGCGTAGGCGCCATCGAGCCCGGAATCGCCTGCGAATCCACTGGAACGTCCACATGCATATCCGCGGTGGCGCCGGATTGCGCAGACCTGCCCACAGTGGAGCATGTGATCCCCGGAGTCCGGCTCAGCGTCACGCCGATCTCGTTCACTGGCGGAGCACTGTCGTGGGCCATGTCGGTGTTGTTCCCAGAGGCGTTCAAGGATTCAAGGGACTGGAGTCACACTGTGGCTGAGGCCCTCCAGCGCTCAGCGCCAGGGGCGGCAGGGCTCACATTCATACCTCACCTGATAGGCGAGCGTAGCCCGAGGAGTAGCCCTGGCGCTGCGGGGGCGTTCGTTGGGCTGCGTCCGGGGCACAATCGGTTCGATATGCTCCGGGCGGTGCTGGAAGGCTGCGCATACGCGGCTCGAGAAAGCTTGCAGGTGTGCGCGCCGTCTCTTGGTGTTGCAGAGTTCAGGGCAGTGGGGTCTGGCGCCAAGCACGAGGGTTGGCTTCAGATGAAAGCTGACGTAATGGAGGCTCCAGTCGCAAGGATGGCTGTCCGAGACGGAGCGCTCCTCGGCGCCATTATGCTAGCGGGTATTGCCGCGGGGGAGTTCACCGACGCCAGGGAGGCCGTTCGGGCGTTGGTGCGCCAGGACGAGAGGTTCGAGCCGCGTGATTCGGCGATTGGGGATTATCGCAGGGGCTATGCGGCCTACTGCAGGACCGAAAAGGGACTTGAAGAGATGTGGCGCGAGAATTGTGACCTCTCGCGAGTGTGA